From the genome of Caloenas nicobarica isolate bCalNic1 chromosome 14, bCalNic1.hap1, whole genome shotgun sequence, one region includes:
- the NOMO2 gene encoding BOS complex subunit NOMO2 — protein sequence MRAGAAALLCALCCGLARGSEDIVVGCGGFVKSDVEINYSLIEIKLYTKHGTLKYQTDCAPNNGYFMIPLYDKGDFILKIEPPLGWSFEPTSVDIHVDGINDICTKGGDINFVFTGFSVNGKVLSRGQTLGPAGVQVVLRNAGSDINIQATITQPGGKFAFFKVLPGEYEIFASHPIWMLKESKTVVRVTSSNAYAASPLIVAGYNVSGSVRSDGEPMKGVMFLLFSSSVTKEDVVGCNISPVDGFQSRDESLSYLCNVVSKEDGSFSFLSLPSGKYTVIPFYRGERITFDVAPSRLDFLVEHDSLQIEPVFHVMGFSVTGRVLNGPEGEGVADATVTLNNQIKVKTKADGSFRLENITTGTYTIQARKEHLFFDTITVKIAPNTPQLANIIATGFSVCGQISVTRFPDTVKQMSKYKVTMMPQDKDKVSLVTTETDPQGAFCFKAKPGTYNVQVIIPEAETRAGLALKPKMFPVTVTDRPVMDVTFAQFLASVSGKISCLDACGDLMVTLQSVSRPGEKRNVQLSGNTDSVAFTFENVLPGKYKVSIVHEDWCWKNKSLELEVLEEDVLGVEFRQTGYMLRCSLSHAITLEFYQDGNGPENVGVYNLSKGVNRFCLSKPGVYEVTPRSCHQFEHEYYTYDTSSPSILTLTAVRHHVLGTIVTDKLMDVTITIKSSIDSEPALVLGPLKSVQELRREQQLAEIETRRQEREKKGQEEEGTKPPVQEMVEELEGPFLYEFSYWARSGEKITVTPSSKELLFYPPYVETVVSGESCPGKLKEIHGKAGLFLEGRIHPELEGVEIIIGEKGATSPLITVFTDDKGAYSVGPLHSDLEYTVTAQKEGFVLTAVEGTVGDFKAFALAGVTFEIRSEDDQALAGVLLSLSGGVFRSNLLTQDNGMLTFSNLSPGQYYFKPMMKEFRFEPSSQMIEVQEGQNLKIRITGYRTAYSCYGTVSSLNGEPEQGVSVEAVGQKDCSIYGEDTITDEEGKFRLRGLLPGCVYHVQLKAEGNDHIERALPQHRAIEVGNSDIDDVNIIAFRQINQFDLSGNVITSSEYLSTLCVKLYKSENLDNPIHTVNLGLSLFFHFPPLLRDGENYVVLLDSTLSKSQYDYTLPQVSFTAIGYHKHVTLVFSPTRKLPEQDIAQGSYIALPLTLLLLLAGYNHDKLIPLLLQLTARLQGVRALGQTNSDTGGSEDAKRQTKKQKTRRT from the exons AtgcgggccggggcggccgcgctgCTCTGCGCGCTGTGCTGCGGGCTGGCGCGGGGCTCCGAGGACATCGTCGTGGGCTGCGGCGGCTTCGTCAAGTCCGACGTGGAGATCAACTACTCCCTGATCGAG atTAAGTTATATACAAAACATGGTACTCTGAAGTACCAGACAGATTGTGCTCCAAACAATGGCTATTTCATGATTCCCCTGTATGATAAG ggGGATTTCATTCTTAAGATTGAGCCTCCCCTAGGGTGGAGTTTCG AACCAACCAGTGTAGACATCCATGTGGATGGCATTAATGACATTTGCACAAAAGGAGGTGACATTAACTTTGTGTTCACAGGGTTTTCTGTGAATGGAAAG GTTCTCAGCAGAGGCCAGACGTTAGGTCCTGCTGGAGTCCAGGTTGTACTGAGAAATGCTGGCAGTGACATCAACATACAAGCAACTATTACACAACCTGGAGGAAA gtttgctttctttaaagtGCTTCCTGGCGAATATGAAATCTTTGCATCTCATCCTATCTGGATGTTGAAAGAG tcAAAGACAGTGGTACGGGTGACGAGTTCTAATGCTTATGCTGCGAGCCCTCTGATTGTCGCAGGCTACAATGTCTCTGGGTCAGTAAGGAGTGATGGAGAACCCATGAAAGGCGTcatgtttctccttttctcttcttcgGTCACTAAAGAG GATGTTGTGGGCTGCAATATTTCTCCTGTGGATGGATTCCAGTCAAGAGATGAGTCGCTCTCCTATTTGTGCAATGTCGTGTCAAAAGAAGATGgatctttcagttttctttctctgccaaGTGGGAAATACACTGTG ATACCATTCTACAGGGGAGAGAGAATTACCTTTGATGTTGCTCCATCTAGACTGGACTTCCTTGTAGAGCATGACAGTTTACAAATTGAG cctGTTTTCCATGTGATGGGTTTCTCTGTCACAGGCAGGGTGCTGAATGGTCCTGAAGGAGAAGGAGTTGCTGATGCCACTGTGACTCTGAACAATCAGATTAAAG taaaaacaaaagctgacGGCTCTTTCCGCCTTGAGAACATAACAACAGGTACATACACCATTCAGGCCAGGAAAGAGCATCTCTTCTTTGATACTATTACAGTGAAGATCGCACCAAATACACCTCAGCTAGCAAACATAATTGCAACAGG ATTCAGTGTGTGTGGCCAGATCTCAGTAACTCGTTTCCCTGACACAGTCAAACAGATGAGTAAATACAAGGTGACCATGATGCCTCAGGACAAGGACAAAGTGTCACTGGTTACAACAGAAACTGACCCTCAGGGAGCATTTTGTTTTAAGGCAAAACCGGGTACATACAATGTTCAG GTGATTATTCCAGAGGCTGAGACCAGAGCAGGACTGGCTTTGAAACCCAAAATGTTCCCTGTTACTGTTACAGACAGACCAGTAATGGACGTGACCTTCGCTCAGTTTTTGGCATCTGTCTCAGGGAAGATCTCTTGTTTAG ATGCTTGTGGCGATCTGATGGTGACACTACAGTCTGTGAGCCGCCCGGGTGAAAAACGCAACGTGCAGCTCTCTGGAAACACAGACTCAGTGGCCTTCACATTTGAAAACGTGCTGCCTGGCAAATATAAAG TGAGCATTGTCCATGAAGACTGGTGCTGGAAGAATAAGTCTTTGGAGCTGGAAGTCCTGGAGGAAGATGTTTTGGGAGTGGAATTCAGGCAGACTGGCTATATGCTGAGGTGTTCTCTTTCTCATGCAATTACACTG GAATTTTATCAGGATGGAAATGGACCAGAGAACGTTGGTGTTTATAACCTCTCCAAAGGAGTAAATAGATTCTGTCTTTCAAAGCCAG GTGTATATGAAGTGACCCCACGTTCCTGCCACCAGTTTGAACATGAGTATTACACTTACGACAC GTCCTCTCCTAGTATCCTGACGCTCACTGCAGTTCGACACCATGTCCTTGGCACGATTGTAACAGATAAACTGATGGATGTGACCATTACCATTAA GTCATCCATTGACAGTGAACCTGCGTTAGTTTTAGGGCCCCTGAAATCTGTTCAGGAGTTgcgcagggagcagcagctggcagaaaTTGAGACCCGCcggcaggagagagaaaagaagggccaagaggaggaaggaacCAAGCCACCGGTGCAAGAAATGGTGGAGGAACTCGAAGGACCGTTCTTGTATGAATTTTCCTACTGGGCAAG GTCTGGAGAGAAAATTACTGTGACACCATCAtcaaaagagctgcttttctacCCACCTTATGTGGAAACTGTTGTTAGTGGAG AGAGTTGTCCTGGGAAGCTGAAGGAGATTCATGGAAAAGCAGGCTTGTTTCTGGAAGGGCGAATTCATCCTGAACTGGAAGGTGTTGAGATCATCATTGGTGAAAAGGGAGCAACTTCCCCGCTGATCACAGTTTTCACCGATGACAAAGGTGCTTACAG TGTTGGCCCACTCCACAGTGACTTGGAATACACAGTTACTGCGCAGAAAGAAGGGTTTGTTTTGACTGCAGTAGAAGGAACAGTTGGGGACTTCAAAGCTTTTGCTCTTGCTGGAGTGACGTTTGAG ATCAGATCAGAGGATGACCAGGCTCTTGCCGGAGTTCTCCTGTCTCTCAGCGGAGGAGTGTTTCGGTCCAACCTCCTGACGCAGGACAACGGCATGCTGACGTTTTCCAATCTG AGCCCGGGGCAGTATTATTTTAAACCCATGATGAAAGAGTTTCGCTTTGAACCATCATCACAAATGATTGAAGTGCAGGAAGGACAGAATCTTAAAATTCGGATAACGGGTTACAGAACAGCTTACAG CTGTTACGGCacagtttcttctttaaatGGAGAGCCTGAGCAGGGAGTCTCGGTGGAAGCTGTGGGGCAGAAGGATTGTAGCATCTATGGAGAAGACACCATAACTGATGAAGAGGGCAAATTCAGGCTACGTGGCCTTCTG CCTGGTTGTGTGTATCACGTCCAACTCAAAGCAGAAGGCAATGATCACATTGAAAGAGCTTTACCACAGCATCGGGCAATCGAg GTTGGGAACAGTGACATTGATGATGTTAATATTATAGCGTTCCGGCAAATTAATCAATTTGATTTAAGTGGAAATGTAATTACATCTTCTGAATATCTCTCCACATTATGT GTGAAGCTCTACAAAAGTGAAAATCTTGACAACCCAATTCATACAGTCAACTTAGGCCTATCCctgtttttccatttcccaCCACTGCTGCGAGATGGAGAG AATTACGTGGTGCTCCTGGATTCTACATTGTCTAAATCACAGTACGACTACACCCTGCCTCAAGTTTCGTTCACTGCCATCGGGTATCACAAACACGTCACACTGGTCTTCAGTCCCACG AGAAAGCTGCCTGAACAAGATATTGCCCAAGGATCTTACATCGCGTTACCACTGACGCTGCTTCTCTTGTTGGCTGGTTACAACCATGATAAG cttatTCCCTTACTGCTCCAGCTGACAGCACGTCTGCAAGGAGTGCGTGCTCTTGGACAGACAAATTCTGACACGGGCGGCTCAGAGGATGCAAAGAGACAAACgaaaaaacagaagacaagaCGGACGTGA